The segment TCACGCCCCGTGACGTGGTCAGGATCGAGGTGCCGAGCCCGCCGAGCACCGTGGGCACCGTCTCGCGCCCGAAGTACACGCGGCGCCCTGGACGGCTCACGCGCTCGAGGCCCGAGATCACGCGCTCACCGCGCGGCCCGTACTTCAGGGCGATCCGCACCACCTTCTGCGGCGATGCCGGCGTCGTCGGGTTGTCGATCAGCTTGAAGCCGCCGATGTACCCCTCGGCTTCAAGGATCCGGGCGATTTCGAGCTTCAGCTTCGACGCGGGCACGTCCACGCGCGTGTGGCGCGCCTGGACGGCATTGCGAATCCGCGTGAGCATATCGGCGATCGGGTCAGTCATACCTTGTCCTCATGGGCCGGGCGCCGCGCGGGCCTTCCGGCTCCGGCGCGCGCTCCACGGCAGCGTGGTTCCCGCGGTCTCGAGACCGACGGGCCTGCGCTCCCGGCCCTGCTGTGGCTTACCAGCTGCTCTTGGTCACACCCGCGACCTCGCCACGGAGGGCGAGCTCACGGAAACAGAGACGGCACAGGGCGAACTTGCGGAGGTACGCCCGGGGCCGGCCGCACCGCTTGCAGCGGTTGCGGGCGCGCACCTGGAACTTGTGCGCCTTGTCTTCCTTGGCAATCTTTGCGGTTGTCGCCATCGTCAGTTCTGCCTGAACGGAAATCCGAGGAGCTGCAGCAGTCGCCGCGATTCCTCGTCGGTCTTCGCCGTGGTGACCACGGTGATGTTCATGCCGCGCGGCTTGTCCACGCGCATGTAATCGATCTCCGGGAAGAGCAACTGGTCCTTCAACCCGAGCGTGTAGTTCCCGCGCCCGTCGAAGCCCTTCGTGGGGATGCCCCTGAAGTCGCGCACGCGCGGCAGCGACATCGAGATGAGGCGATCGAGGAAGTCGAACATCCGCCCGCCACGCAGGGTCACCATCGTGCCGATGGGCATGCCCTGGCGCACGCGGAACTGCGCAATCGACTTCTTGGCTCGTGTGACCACGGGCTTCTGGCCCG is part of the Acidobacteriota bacterium genome and harbors:
- the rplE gene encoding 50S ribosomal protein L5; this encodes MSRLKERYGSEVVPALQKEFGYANVMAIPKITKVVINLGLGEATQNAKIVDVAADELMRIAGQKPVVTRAKKSIAQFRVRQGMPIGTMVTLRGGRMFDFLDRLISMSLPRVRDFRGIPTKGFDGRGNYTLGLKDQLLFPEIDYMRVDKPRGMNITVVTTAKTDEESRRLLQLLGFPFRQN
- the rpsH gene encoding 30S ribosomal protein S8 — translated: MTDPIADMLTRIRNAVQARHTRVDVPASKLKLEIARILEAEGYIGGFKLIDNPTTPASPQKVVRIALKYGPRGERVISGLERVSRPGRRVYFGRETVPTVLGGLGTSILTTSRGVMTGREATRTGVGGEVLCNVW
- a CDS encoding type Z 30S ribosomal protein S14 — encoded protein: MATTAKIAKEDKAHKFQVRARNRCKRCGRPRAYLRKFALCRLCFRELALRGEVAGVTKSSW